DNA from Actinoplanes sp. SE50/110:
CACCGCCGCGGTCTGGGCCGTCCTGCGCCGTGAACTGGAGCGCAACGCCGGCCGCGAGCTGACCGTCCTGGACGTCGGCGGGGGCACCGGCGGGTTCGCTGTGCCGCTGGCCGAGGCCGGGCACACCGTCACCGTGATCGACGCCAGCCCGGACGCGCTGGCCGCGCTGACCCGCCGGGCCGCCGACGCCGGGGTCGCCGGCCGGGTCCGGGCCGTGCAGGGCGACGGCGACGCGCTCGCCGGCCTGGTCGAGCCGGGCAGCGCCGACCTCGTCCTGTGCCACGCCGTGCTGGAGGTGGTCGACGACCCGGCGCGGGTGGTCACCGCGATCGCCGGCGCGCTGCGGCCCGGCGGGGCCCTCAGCCTGCTGGTCGCCGGGCGGGCCGCAGCGGTCCTCGGCCGCGCCGTCAACGGGCACCTGCGGGCGGCGTCGGCGCTGGTCACCGACCCGGAGGGCCGGTCCGGGCCGCGCGACACGCTGCGCCGGCGGTACGACGCGGAGACCGCCGCCGCGCTCCTGCGGACCGCGGGGTTCGAGGTGGAGCAGACCCACGGCGTACGGGTGGTCGCCGACCTGTTGCCGGCCGCCGTGCTCGACGAGGACCCGCAGGCGGTGCTGGAGCTGGAGCTCGCGCTGAGCGCGCAGCCGCCGTTCCGGGACATCGCCTCCCAGCTGCACCTGTTCGCGCGCCGGCCATGAGCGCTGTCCCGGCCGCCGGCGCTGACCCGGGCGGCTCGTCGTCCGCCGCTGATCGTCTTTCCGGCGCCGGTGCGGATCCGGGCGGCCTGTCGTCCGCCGCTGATCGTCTTGTCGATGCCGGTGTGGATCCGAGCGGGCCGGCTCCCGACGACGGGCTGCATCCGGACGCGCTGCGGACCGTTCATCCGGCGTACGGGTCGGGCAGCCTCGCCGACCTGCTGCCCAGCGTCAGTGCCGTGCTCGGCGTGCCGGGCGCGGCCGACGTGCTCGGTCTCGGCGCCCGCCTGGACGGCGTCGACCGGATCGCCGTGCTGCTGATCGACGGCCTCGGCGCCTACCAGCTGCCGCTCGCCGCGCCGCACGCCCCGGTCCTGGCCGACCTGGCCGCCGGCGGGCGTGGGCACGCCGCGACGCTGACCGCCGGTTTCCCGTCCACCACCCCGGTCAGCCTGGTCACGCTCGGTGCCGGGGTGCCGCCCGGCGCGCACGGGGTGCTCGGATTCACCGTCCGCCGCCCGGACGGCCGGCCGCTCACCCACATCCTGTGGGACGACGACCCGGACCCGCGGCGATGGCAGCCGGTCCCGACCCGGATGGAGCTGGCCGCCGCGGCCGGGGTGCGGGTCACCGTGGTCAGCCGGCCGCAGTTCGAGGGCAGCGGGCTGTCCCTCGCGGCGAACCGGGGCGGCGTCTACCGCGGCGCCGCGGACGGTGCCGCGGTCGCCGACGGGATGCTGGCCGCGCTGCGCGAGGCGGACGGGCCGGCGCTGGTCTACGGGTACCACCCCGATCTGGACCACTTCGGGCACGAGGACGGGGTGGGTTCGCCGAGCTGGCGGGCGGCGGCCCGCGGGGTGGACCGGCTGCTGGACCGGGTGGTGCACGGGCTGCCGCCACGCTCCGCGCTGCTGGTGGTCGCCGATCACGGCCAGCTGAACGTGCCGATCGAGGGCCGCCGGGACATCGCCGCGATCCCGGAGCTGCGGGACGGCGTGGTCGGGGTCGCCGGTGAGTCCCGGGTCCGCTACCTGCACGTGGCGGACGGCGCGCGGGATGACGTGATCGCCAGCTGGCGCGGGGTGTTCGGCGCCGAGGCATCGGTACTGACCCGCGAGGAGGCGATCGCCGGGGGCTGGTTCGGGCCGGTGCCGGCCGCGCACGCCGGGCGGATCGGCGACGTGGTGGTGATCTGCCACGGCCGGGCGGTGGCGATCGCCTCCGGGTGGGAACCGGTCAAGGCGGGACAGCTGGTGGCGTACCACGGATCGGTCACCGCGGCCGAGATGACCGTGCCGTTGTTGATCGCCCGCTGAGCGCCCGGCATCCGCATCACTCGATGTCGTGATTGTTTCACCATAGGTAATTGGGCTGGTGAGCCGGGCTTTTCGGACGAATCGATCTTCCGGGCAGGGAAAATCACCCGCACTCGGCCGTCGTCCCGCTTTCCGACCCGCCGACCCCCTCGTAGACTTGCGTGATAAGGCAGCCGACGGCTGCCCCGGCCCCACTTTGGGCCGGACATGCGCCCGGGGAGGAATGCCGTGCCGCTCTCGGAGCACGAGCAGCGGCTGTTCGATCAGATCGAGCGGTCGCTTGCCGAGGACCCCAAGTTCGCCTCGGCTGTGCGGGCCAGCGACCCGCGTTTCCACGCACGGCGCCGGCTCATCATCGCCGCGTTCGTGATCGTGCTGGGCCTGGCCCTCGTCGTCTACGGAGCGGCTTCCGGCACCGTGTTGCTCGGCGTCGCCGGCTTCGTCGTGATGCTGGGGGCGGCCGCGTTCGCGATGCAGTCGCGCAAACGCGGGCAGGCCCCCGACCTCAAGTCGGTCGGCGGGACCGCCTCGCGGCGCACCCGTCAGGGCCGTAAGGGCAACGGCGGTCTGCTGGACCGCCTGGAGGACCGCTGGAGGCAGCGTCCGGAGGGGCATCGCTGACGGCCCCACCCGGCACCCGACGATCGGCGGCCTCCGGGCCGCCGTCGTCGTTCTCTGCTTCCGGCGGCGCGTCGTGAGTTCCGCGCGCCCCGTCCAGTCGTCATTCTCTGCTTTCGGTGGTGGGTCGTGACGCTCCCGCGGCCCGTCATGAGTGCTTCCGGTGGTGTGCCGTAAGCCA
Protein-coding regions in this window:
- a CDS encoding methyltransferase domain-containing protein; the encoded protein is MDTAIARTGRPLVTARTAAVWAVLRRELERNAGRELTVLDVGGGTGGFAVPLAEAGHTVTVIDASPDALAALTRRAADAGVAGRVRAVQGDGDALAGLVEPGSADLVLCHAVLEVVDDPARVVTAIAGALRPGGALSLLVAGRAAAVLGRAVNGHLRAASALVTDPEGRSGPRDTLRRRYDAETAAALLRTAGFEVEQTHGVRVVADLLPAAVLDEDPQAVLELELALSAQPPFRDIASQLHLFARRP
- a CDS encoding DUF3040 domain-containing protein; amino-acid sequence: MPLSEHEQRLFDQIERSLAEDPKFASAVRASDPRFHARRRLIIAAFVIVLGLALVVYGAASGTVLLGVAGFVVMLGAAAFAMQSRKRGQAPDLKSVGGTASRRTRQGRKGNGGLLDRLEDRWRQRPEGHR
- a CDS encoding alkaline phosphatase family protein — its product is MSAVPAAGADPGGSSSAADRLSGAGADPGGLSSAADRLVDAGVDPSGPAPDDGLHPDALRTVHPAYGSGSLADLLPSVSAVLGVPGAADVLGLGARLDGVDRIAVLLIDGLGAYQLPLAAPHAPVLADLAAGGRGHAATLTAGFPSTTPVSLVTLGAGVPPGAHGVLGFTVRRPDGRPLTHILWDDDPDPRRWQPVPTRMELAAAAGVRVTVVSRPQFEGSGLSLAANRGGVYRGAADGAAVADGMLAALREADGPALVYGYHPDLDHFGHEDGVGSPSWRAAARGVDRLLDRVVHGLPPRSALLVVADHGQLNVPIEGRRDIAAIPELRDGVVGVAGESRVRYLHVADGARDDVIASWRGVFGAEASVLTREEAIAGGWFGPVPAAHAGRIGDVVVICHGRAVAIASGWEPVKAGQLVAYHGSVTAAEMTVPLLIAR